Genomic DNA from Candidatus Nitrosopumilus koreensis AR1:
ACTCTTTAGGTATTAAAGTAATAAAACAATTCTTTCAAAACCTTACATCTAATGATCTTGAAACTTATGATTCAATTCATATGAGATTAGTGTTAGAACATTCTTCTTCACCTGAAGAAATAATCAAAAAATGTTATTCTTTATTGAATAAAAACGGAATATTGATTGTTGAAGTTCCTAATGATTACAATCCATTACAAAAAATTGTTAAAACTGTTTTACAGAAAGATGAATATTGGCTTCATCCACCAATTCACATAAACTATTTCACTTTTTCCAGCCTTAGAAATCTTCTAGAAAAAAATAGATTTAATGTAATACATCAAGATACTACCTTTCCACTTGAGTTGTTTTTATTAATGGGAAATGATTACATACAAAATGAATCACTTGGTAAACAAAAACATATTGAAAGAATGAATCTAGAAATTAATTTAAACAAAGGCAATTCTGACTTAAAACAAGAACTTTATTCTAAACTTGCCGAATTAAATCTTGGAAGAACTATTATTCTATATGCCAGAAAAATCAATTGATTCTAATTAAAAAATAAATTTTATAATACATAAGACATTAATCAAATTGATTGAACAAAATTGAATTTCGTGATGTACATGATGATGATTGGGATTTTTTAGTAAAAATTAGAAATGCTTCTCATGAACTTCATGGTAATACTTCAATTTTCACCAAGCAAGAATACAAAAAATATATTGAAAATCAACTTCTTGAAAATAAAAGTAATAGACATTGGATAATTATGTATGAAGACAAAATGATGGGTCATGCTAAAATCATTAATCAAGTGATTGGATACATTTTTGCACCTGAATTTCAGGGCAAAGGTTTATTGAAATTTGTATTTGACAAATTTGAAACCGAAGTTGCAAAACTTGGATATTTAACTATGTTGGGTAGAGTAAAAATCACACATCCTGTTTCACTTTGGCAATGTATGAAACACGGATGGAAAATGGTTGGTTTGGAAATGAATGAAGATCCTGAATTGTCTGAATACAAATTATCAAAAGATATTAAGAATTCTTAAATTTTTTTATCCTAACATTGTTTATGTATTATAATTAAATCAGGTTTGAAAACATATGGAAAATCATAA
This window encodes:
- a CDS encoding class I SAM-dependent methyltransferase — translated: MTESHSGRILNEIKNFKIIDCKSCGFIHISPIPTNSELLELYQKEFFQHIKPNDIKKDESELDYWNITYDEKLKILEKHLNSNTKKILDIGCGAGFFLKRAMNNDWDTTGIEPSDEAADYANSLGIKVIKQFFQNLTSNDLETYDSIHMRLVLEHSSSPEEIIKKCYSLLNKNGILIVEVPNDYNPLQKIVKTVLQKDEYWLHPPIHINYFTFSSLRNLLEKNRFNVIHQDTTFPLELFLLMGNDYIQNESLGKQKHIERMNLEINLNKGNSDLKQELYSKLAELNLGRTIILYARKIN
- a CDS encoding GNAT family N-acetyltransferase; the protein is MNKIEFRDVHDDDWDFLVKIRNASHELHGNTSIFTKQEYKKYIENQLLENKSNRHWIIMYEDKMMGHAKIINQVIGYIFAPEFQGKGLLKFVFDKFETEVAKLGYLTMLGRVKITHPVSLWQCMKHGWKMVGLEMNEDPELSEYKLSKDIKNS